The genomic DNA ATTATTGCTGCCAACGGTGGTTCCGAGAATGCCTTCACCGGGCGTGATTACACTGCTTACTTCCAAAGCCTGGAAAATGTCCGTCTTGAAGTCAGCTTTGCGCTGGAAGCAGATCGGATGCAGGGCTTGTTGCTGCCCGCTGAGGAATTCGCCAAGGAGCACCAGGTAGTCATGGAAGAACGACGATTGCGCACCGATGATAATCCGCGTGCGCTAACCCAGGAACAACTTATGGCCACCGCTTTCGTTAGTAGCCCCTATCATTGGGCGATTATTGGCTGGATGGGGGATATCGAAAGCCTGACCGTAGAGGATCTACGTGCCTGGTATCATCGTTGGTATGCTCCTGATAATGCCACCGTAGTGGTGGTGGGGGATGTCAAGCCGGAGGAAGTTCTGAATCTGGCGCAACGCCATTTTGGACCGCTTTCCTCGGAAAATTCACGGGTAGTTAAAAAAATTCATCCCGAGCCGGTTCAGCGCGGTGAACGCCGTGTCATCGTTAAAGCACCTGCCAAATTACCTTATTTAGTAATGGGTTACCATGTTCCGGTTTTGCATAACGCTACCACGTCCTGGGAGCCTTACGCCCTGGAGATGCTCGCCCAGCTTCTGGATGGCGACGCCAGCGCACGTTTTGCGCGTGAATTGCTTCGTGGCAGTGAGGTGGCTGCCGCTGCTGGGGCCGACTACAGCTTATACTCTCGCCTGCCGGATCTTTTCACCATTGGAGGTACTCCCGCTCAGGGCAAGGATATCAAAATCCTTGAAACGGCATTGCGCGAACAAGTACGCCGCGCACGAGAAGAGCTGGCGAGTGATGCAGAACTAGAACGGGTCAAGATCCAGGCAGTAGCAGACAATATCTACGAGCGTGACTCGGTTTTTTATCAAGCAATGCAACTCGGAATGCTGGACTCTATCGGCCTTGATTGGCACCTGGCAGATGAATACGTCGAGCGTATCCAGGCGGTGACTGCTGATCAGGTTCAAGCCGTGGCCCGCAAATACTTGCTGGATGATCAACTCACCGTGGCAATTCTCGAC from Gammaproteobacteria bacterium includes the following:
- a CDS encoding zinc protease, translated to MKKKSKGMIAIQAMALGVVLTPGIAGAGDGADQRLASTSPAVHEFRLENGLKLLVKEDHRAPVVVSQVWYRVGSSYEAFGSTGISHMLEHMMFKGTQLHPAGELSRIIAANGGSENAFTGRDYTAYFQSLENVRLEVSFALEADRMQGLLLPAEEFAKEHQVVMEERRLRTDDNPRALTQEQLMATAFVSSPYHWAIIGWMGDIESLTVEDLRAWYHRWYAPDNATVVVVGDVKPEEVLNLAQRHFGPLSSENSRVVKKIHPEPVQRGERRVIVKAPAKLPYLVMGYHVPVLHNATTSWEPYALEMLAQLLDGDASARFARELLRGSEVAAAAGADYSLYSRLPDLFTIGGTPAQGKDIKILETALREQVRRAREELASDAELERVKIQAVADNIYERDSVFYQAMQLGMLDSIGLDWHLADEYVERIQAVTADQVQAVARKYLLDDQLTVAILDPQSLEPGHPISDAPAGKLDVFH